The following coding sequences lie in one Apium graveolens cultivar Ventura chromosome 3, ASM990537v1, whole genome shotgun sequence genomic window:
- the LOC141711962 gene encoding NADH--cytochrome b5 reductase 1-like, whose amino-acid sequence MELFGLSEIQIVGVAVATVVVAATAAIIFSSKKSKVCLDPENFKKFKLVERKQLSHNVAEFKFALPTPTSVLGLPIGQHISCRGKDSQGEDVIKPYTPTTLDSDVGHFKLVIKMYPQGRMSHHFREMRVGDYLSVKGPKGRFKYQPGQVRAFGMLAGGSGITPMFQVARAILENPHDTTKVHLIYANVSLEDILLKEEIEGLATNYPDRFKVYYVLNQPPEVWDGGVGFVTKEMIQSHCPTPASDIQILRCGPPPMNKAMAANLEALGYTPEMQFQF is encoded by the exons ATGGAATTGTTTGGATTAAGTGAGATCCAGATTGTTGGTGTTGCTGTTGCGACCGTTGTTGTTGCTGCCACAGCTGCCATCATTTTTTCCTCCAAGAAATCTAAAG TGTGTCTGGACCCGGAGAACTTTAAAAAGTTCAAGCTGGTTGAGCGCAAACAGCTTAGCCACAATGTTGCTGAATTCAAGTTTGCACTCCCCACACCTACTTCAGTGCTGGGCCTTCCAATCGGACAACACATTAGTTGCAG AGGCAAGGACAGCCAAGGTGAAGACGTTATCAAACCATACACCCCAACTACTCTGGACTCAGACGTTGGACATTTTAAATTAGTTATAAAG ATGTATCCACAAGGAAGGATGTCACATCATTTTCGGGAGATGCGTGTTGGTGATTATTTGTCTGTAAAGGGACCCAAG GGCCGTTTCAAGTATCAACCTGGTCAAGTGAGAGCCTTTGGAATGCTTGCTGGTGGTTCTGGCATTACTCCAATGTTCCAG GTTGCTAGAGCTATATTAGAAAACCCACATGATACCACCAAGGTGCACCTTATCTATGCTAATGTTTCTCTAGAGGATATCCTTTTGAAG GAAGAAATAGAGGGACTTGCAACCAACTACCCAGATCGCTTCAAAGTTTACTACGTGCTAAACCAG CCACCAGAAGTATGGGATGGTGGTGTAGGATTTGTAACCAAGGAAATGATTCAAAGTCATTGCCCGACCCCAGCATCCGATATTCag ATTTTGAGGTGTGGACCACCACCGATGAATAAAGCCATGGCTGCAAACCTTGAGGCTTTGGGATACACTCCGGAAATGCAGTTCCAGTTTTAA